One genomic segment of Erysipelotrichaceae bacterium 66202529 includes these proteins:
- a CDS encoding PRD domain-containing protein, which yields MYTVMKALNNNSVLVQDETGTSMIFLGKGIGFGKKNGDSIACGAGVEVYRFTETNDHGDAMEIIQGVNPLFIEVAGKILKLAQIRFHEVDKNILLPLADHIAFSIERMKADMDISNPFASEIALLYKEEYEVALQGKAIIEEMCGYTINEGEVGYITLHVHSARGEDKVSEAMQTAVIIRDSIEEVERDYNITINTNSMSYTRLMNHMKFLMLRLQGNEELQIDVGDYVSKQFPYAYHTAQKICEELRKVYQKDVPETEIGYLALHIERVRTSELQEDKASA from the coding sequence ATGTATACGGTTATGAAGGCATTAAACAATAACAGTGTGCTGGTGCAGGATGAGACCGGCACCTCCATGATTTTTCTTGGCAAAGGCATCGGGTTTGGAAAAAAGAACGGCGATTCTATAGCATGTGGAGCAGGCGTGGAGGTGTATCGCTTTACGGAAACCAATGATCATGGGGATGCAATGGAAATCATTCAGGGCGTAAATCCGTTGTTTATTGAGGTTGCCGGGAAAATTTTAAAGCTGGCGCAAATACGGTTTCATGAGGTGGATAAGAATATATTGCTGCCGCTTGCGGATCACATTGCTTTTTCCATCGAGCGTATGAAGGCGGATATGGATATATCCAATCCCTTTGCCAGTGAAATCGCATTGCTTTATAAAGAGGAATATGAGGTTGCTTTACAGGGGAAGGCGATCATTGAGGAAATGTGCGGCTATACCATTAATGAAGGAGAGGTTGGCTATATCACACTGCATGTCCATTCTGCCAGAGGTGAGGATAAGGTCTCAGAGGCTATGCAGACCGCGGTCATAATACGTGACAGCATTGAGGAGGTGGAGCGGGATTACAACATCACGATCAATACCAATTCCATGTCCTATACACGTCTCATGAATCATATGAAATTTCTGATGCTGCGTCTGCAGGGGAATGAAGAGCTGCAGATCGATGTCGGTGATTATGTATCCAAACAGTTTCCATATGCGTATCACACCGCACAGAAAATCTGTGAGGAGCTGCGAAAGGTTTATCAAAAGGATGTTCCGGAAACAGAAATCGGATATCTTGCTCTGCATATCGAACGGGTACGTACCAGCGAGCTGCAGGAAGATAAGGCATCCGCATAA
- a CDS encoding peptidoglycan-binding protein, whose product MISKAALKPGNIGIGVNKQQAYLNMMQEKGFITTRNLQDGVYGTRTEQAVREWQKYANLPIDGEIGNDTWDSIVNKLRDLQITTNIPVASNTFYLSSGAQGISVFKMQEYLNEIAASNKCLRPIPVDGMYGSRTTTMVQQFQYLYDLNIDGVIGKATWDAIVNERNKL is encoded by the coding sequence ATGATTTCAAAAGCGGCATTAAAACCGGGAAATATCGGAATTGGCGTAAATAAACAACAGGCATATTTGAATATGATGCAGGAAAAGGGATTTATCACAACCAGAAACCTGCAGGATGGTGTATACGGAACAAGAACAGAACAGGCTGTTCGGGAATGGCAGAAATATGCAAATCTTCCAATTGATGGTGAAATCGGCAATGATACTTGGGATTCCATCGTGAATAAGCTGCGTGATTTGCAGATTACCACCAATATTCCTGTCGCAAGCAATACCTTTTATCTCAGCTCCGGAGCACAGGGCATTTCCGTATTTAAAATGCAGGAATATCTAAATGAGATCGCTGCATCCAACAAATGTCTGCGTCCGATCCCGGTGGATGGCATGTATGGCTCAAGAACGACAACGATGGTACAGCAGTTCCAGTATTTATATGACCTCAATATCGACGGTGTGATCGGAAAGGCTACCTGGGATGCTATCGTAAATGAACGAAACAAGCTGTAA
- a CDS encoding ABC transporter permease subunit (The N-terminal region of this protein, as described by TIGR01726, is a three transmembrane segment that identifies a subfamily of ABC transporter permease subunits, which specificities that include histidine, arginine, glutamine, glutamate, L-cystine (sic), the opines (in Agrobacterium) octopine and nopaline, etc.) encodes MSFNITIIQRFWQLLLSGVPVILYLSLASAFFGTLIGLATVFLRRMNKVFNAIVAAYIDLFRGTPVYVQMFVIYFGIPGLIGLNINNWVAAILVFSLNSGAYMSEIMRAGIDGIDKGQIEAAKALGVSGTDIAKDIIIPQAFRNVLPAVINEFITLTKETSIVSVLGLHDMMYWFYAVKNQTYADFEPLLIVFLVYYIMNKILSLIGKMIERKLKYD; translated from the coding sequence ATGAGTTTTAATATAACGATTATTCAAAGGTTCTGGCAGCTGCTTCTAAGCGGTGTGCCGGTCATTCTATATTTGTCTCTGGCATCAGCATTCTTTGGAACGCTGATTGGACTGGCAACCGTATTTCTGAGAAGGATGAACAAGGTGTTCAATGCCATCGTTGCGGCATATATCGATCTGTTTCGTGGAACGCCGGTCTATGTACAGATGTTTGTGATCTATTTCGGTATTCCTGGTCTGATCGGCTTAAATATCAACAACTGGGTGGCGGCAATCCTGGTGTTCTCCTTGAACTCCGGAGCGTATATGTCTGAAATTATGCGTGCGGGTATCGATGGTATTGACAAGGGGCAGATTGAGGCAGCTAAGGCACTTGGTGTTTCGGGAACAGACATCGCAAAGGACATCATCATTCCCCAGGCGTTTCGCAATGTGCTGCCGGCGGTGATCAATGAATTTATCACGCTGACAAAGGAAACATCCATCGTTTCCGTATTGGGACTGCATGATATGATGTACTGGTTCTATGCGGTCAAGAATCAGACCTATGCGGATTTTGAACCGCTGCTGATTGTGTTCCTTGTTTACTATATTATGAATAAGATTTTATCTCTGATTGGTAAAATGATAGAAAGGAAGCTGAAATATGATTAG